One stretch of Elephas maximus indicus isolate mEleMax1 chromosome 22, mEleMax1 primary haplotype, whole genome shotgun sequence DNA includes these proteins:
- the TRMT9B gene encoding probable tRNA methyltransferase 9B isoform X1, translated as MDHEAAQLEKQHVHQVYENTAAYLSDLQSKAWPRVRQFLQEQRPGSLIADIGCGTGKYLKVNSQVYTLGCDYCRPLVEIARNRGCEVMVCDNLNLPFRDQGFDAIISIGVIHHFSTKQRRIRAIKEMARVLVPGGQLMIYVWAMEQKNRHFEKQDVLVPWNRALCSQVFSESSQSGRKRPCGQAEMSLPYSPPCLECGFSVCFKERCNSKQSHSTDHCMARTCCGNISQEGEEENGFYNTLGKSFRSWFFSRSLDESALRKQTERVRPSQNTEGWASSTISVQPSRHASLDLGHQAPFSMKEQNLDEDVFVETSSQKNVQWLRAPRTLKHLHGDHQGELRRNGDGRFLDGTNASENCVGAGSLEEGSSSASKILRKVSTVDSTDSIPDATIPVGAEQQATLDPRSFMRYYHVFREGELYDLLKDNVSELHILSSGNDHGNWCVVAEKKEN; from the exons ATGGATCATGAAGCGGCCCAGCTGGAGAAGCAGCATGTACACCAGGTGTACGAGAACACCGCGGCTTACCTCAGCGACCTGCAGAGCAAAGCCTGGCCTCGTGTCCGCCAGTTCCTCCAGGAGCAGAGGCCAGGGAGCCTCATTGCTGACATAG GTTGTGGGACTGGAAAGTATCTTAAAGTGAACAGCCAGGTATATACGCTGGGCTGTGACTACTGTAGGCCATTGGTAGAGATTGCCCGGAACAGAGGATGTGAAGTCATGGTATGTGACAACCTTAATCTCCCCTTTAGGGATCAGGGCTTCGATGCCATCATCTCCATAGGAG tcataCATCATTTCTCTaccaaacaaagaagaatcagagcaataaaagaaatggCTAGGGTCTTAGTGCCCGGGGGCCAGTTGATGATCTATGTCTGGGCTATGGAACAAAAGAACCGTCACTTTGAGAAGCAAGATGTGCTTGTTCCATGGAACAGGGCCTTGTGCTCCCAGGTCTTCTCAGAATCCAGCCAGTCTGGGAGAAAGAGACCATGTGGACAGGCAGAAATGAGCCTTCCCTACTCTCCTCCTTGCTTGGAgtgtggtttttctgtttgttttaaagaGAGGTGCAATTCAAAACAGTCCCACAGCACGGACCACTGCATGGCTAGAACCTGCTGTGGAAATATTTCTCAGGAAGGTGAGGAAGAAAATGGATTCTATAACACATTAGGAAAATCTTTTCGTTCCTGGTTTTTCTCCAGATCTTTGGATGAATCAGCTCTGAGGAAGCAAACtgaaagagtaagaccctcacaAAACACAGAAGGTTGGGCCAGTAGCACCATCTCAGTTCAACCTTCCAGACATGCTAGTTTAGACTTAGGTCACCAAGCGCCATTTTCAATGAAAGAGCAAAATTTGGATGAGGACGTGTTTGTGGAAACTTCTTCCCAGAAAAACGTGCAGTGGCTGAGGGCACCACGCACACTGAAGCATTTACATGGAGACCATCAAGGAGAACTGAGGAGAAACGGAGATGGTCGTTTTCTGGACGGCACCAACGCCAGTGAGAATTGTGTGGGTGCAGGTAGCTTAGAAGAAGGTAGCTCTTCTGCTAGTAAAATATTGAGAAAGGTTTCTACAGTTGATTCCACAGATTCCATTCCAGATGCCACAATTCCTGTGGGAGCAGAGCAGCAGGCCACTTTGGATCCCAGGTCCTTCATGCGCTACTACCATGTGTTTCGAGAAGGCGAACTCTATGACCTGCTCAAGGACAACGTGTCAGAGCTGCACATACTGAGCTCCGGGAACGATCATGGCAACTGGTGCGTTGTTGCAGAGAAGAAGGAAAACTGA
- the TRMT9B gene encoding probable tRNA methyltransferase 9B isoform X2, with protein MARVLVPGGQLMIYVWAMEQKNRHFEKQDVLVPWNRALCSQVFSESSQSGRKRPCGQAEMSLPYSPPCLECGFSVCFKERCNSKQSHSTDHCMARTCCGNISQEGEEENGFYNTLGKSFRSWFFSRSLDESALRKQTERVRPSQNTEGWASSTISVQPSRHASLDLGHQAPFSMKEQNLDEDVFVETSSQKNVQWLRAPRTLKHLHGDHQGELRRNGDGRFLDGTNASENCVGAGSLEEGSSSASKILRKVSTVDSTDSIPDATIPVGAEQQATLDPRSFMRYYHVFREGELYDLLKDNVSELHILSSGNDHGNWCVVAEKKEN; from the coding sequence atggCTAGGGTCTTAGTGCCCGGGGGCCAGTTGATGATCTATGTCTGGGCTATGGAACAAAAGAACCGTCACTTTGAGAAGCAAGATGTGCTTGTTCCATGGAACAGGGCCTTGTGCTCCCAGGTCTTCTCAGAATCCAGCCAGTCTGGGAGAAAGAGACCATGTGGACAGGCAGAAATGAGCCTTCCCTACTCTCCTCCTTGCTTGGAgtgtggtttttctgtttgttttaaagaGAGGTGCAATTCAAAACAGTCCCACAGCACGGACCACTGCATGGCTAGAACCTGCTGTGGAAATATTTCTCAGGAAGGTGAGGAAGAAAATGGATTCTATAACACATTAGGAAAATCTTTTCGTTCCTGGTTTTTCTCCAGATCTTTGGATGAATCAGCTCTGAGGAAGCAAACtgaaagagtaagaccctcacaAAACACAGAAGGTTGGGCCAGTAGCACCATCTCAGTTCAACCTTCCAGACATGCTAGTTTAGACTTAGGTCACCAAGCGCCATTTTCAATGAAAGAGCAAAATTTGGATGAGGACGTGTTTGTGGAAACTTCTTCCCAGAAAAACGTGCAGTGGCTGAGGGCACCACGCACACTGAAGCATTTACATGGAGACCATCAAGGAGAACTGAGGAGAAACGGAGATGGTCGTTTTCTGGACGGCACCAACGCCAGTGAGAATTGTGTGGGTGCAGGTAGCTTAGAAGAAGGTAGCTCTTCTGCTAGTAAAATATTGAGAAAGGTTTCTACAGTTGATTCCACAGATTCCATTCCAGATGCCACAATTCCTGTGGGAGCAGAGCAGCAGGCCACTTTGGATCCCAGGTCCTTCATGCGCTACTACCATGTGTTTCGAGAAGGCGAACTCTATGACCTGCTCAAGGACAACGTGTCAGAGCTGCACATACTGAGCTCCGGGAACGATCATGGCAACTGGTGCGTTGTTGCAGAGAAGAAGGAAAACTGA